From the genome of Miscanthus floridulus cultivar M001 chromosome 10, ASM1932011v1, whole genome shotgun sequence, one region includes:
- the LOC136485022 gene encoding uncharacterized protein — MQQKPDDAMEEEAEAAPKAAAVTGPELGFWLAARRRLAPDDPFFAAGDLERELLAKHLALDLSEDDRNQLEKMEVASTCTVFCPIAGCGAHLGCLEEFEVHYVTRHTASCSVCSRVYPTSRLLSIHVSETHDSYFQAKVARGFPVYECLVEGCGMKLKSYKSRQQHLIDKHQFPKSFEFFKKARASQRQRQKSQRRQTAHKGEETRDNSMDVDGKGARQTNWRYRPKQHAHNDLKESKQQHKEAKENEMDVEQKIDDLTSAVSKLSTADSTPASVTFGHRRSRGLTFVPRSIRQNKQAASQLEATND; from the exons ATGCAGCAGAAGCCCGACGAcgccatggaggaggaggccgaggcggcGCCCAAGGCGGCAGCGGTTACAGGGCCGGAGCTAGGGTTCTGGCTGGCGGCACGACGGCGGCTTGCCCCCGACGACCCGTTCTTCGCCGCTGGAGACCTCGAGCGCGAGCTCCTGGCCAAGCAC CTTGCCCTGGATCTCTCTGAAGATGACCGCAACCAGCTTGAGAAGATGGAAGTAGCCAGCACGTG CACAGTGTTTTGCCCAATTGCCGGTTGTGGTGCCCATCTAGGTTGTCTGGAGGAGTTTGAGGTCCACTATGTCACTCGCCATACTGCTTCATGCTCTGTATGTTCACGAGTTTATCCAACTTCGAGGTTGCTGAGCATCCATGTTTCTGAGACACACGACTCGTATTTCCAAGCAAAAGTTGCCCGTGGTTTTCCAGTG TATGAGTGTTTGGTGGAGGGTTGTGGCATGAAATTGAAGAGTTACAAGAGTCGGCAGCAGCATCTCATTGATAAGCATCAATTTCCCAAATCATTTGAGTTCTTCAAAAAGGCACGGGCCTCCCAACGTCAGCGGCAAAAGTCCCAGAGGAGGCAGACTGCTCACAAGGGTGAAGAGACAAGGGACAATTCAATGGACGTCGATGGAAAAGGTGCAAGGCAAACAAACTGGAGGTATCGGCCGAAGCAACATGCTCATAATGATTTGAAAGAGAGCAAGCAGCAGCATAAGGAGGCCAAGGAGAACGAAATGGATGTCGAACAGAAGATTGATGACCTCACCTCTGCTGTATCGAAGTTGAGCACAGCAGATTCTACGCCTGCAAGCGTAACCTTTGGCCACCGTCGCTCTCGTGGCCTTACGTTTGTGCCAAGGTCAATCAGGCAGAACAAGCAGGCTGCCTCCCAGCTGGAAGCAACAAATGACTAA